A region from the Flavobacteriales bacterium genome encodes:
- a CDS encoding T9SS type A sorting domain-containing protein, giving the protein MRALVVPLALMGTHGFAQPWQQLADFPGTTRDDAAAFVVGQVAYVGSGLGVGWVLESDWYSYSYNTEQWQPIAALPASPRQYATGFSLGDTGYVFGGLDTAGAVNELWAFIPSLNTWEQRASLPGSGRYACTSPLAGYIACGIRDDGTTTNELWHYDAALDQWTQKATLPGIPRHRAAGAGVLFGTEYGYVLGGADSLWTPLADCWQYDPGLDAWSPIQDLPEARYGGAAFWGGLSGGLQYMFGVTNGGVFRNFGFHFNGNAWSPSDPFPWTRKGLVAVSGAGQLAGGGYLLEFFGTGIDSTLTRRGDWWGLAWEEGVEEGSFGMLSIHPNPSHGVVRIALLNNQEVQLTVRDARGAVVRIDQTFGPTTIDMSDQPPGLYTVEALGEGFRARARWVKL; this is encoded by the coding sequence ATGCGTGCATTGGTGGTTCCGCTGGCATTGATGGGCACGCACGGCTTTGCCCAGCCATGGCAGCAGCTTGCCGATTTTCCCGGGACGACAAGAGACGATGCGGCGGCGTTTGTCGTCGGTCAGGTCGCGTATGTGGGTTCAGGCCTCGGTGTTGGCTGGGTGCTTGAGAGTGATTGGTACTCCTACTCGTACAATACTGAACAATGGCAGCCCATAGCTGCGCTGCCCGCGTCACCGAGGCAATACGCAACTGGATTCAGCTTGGGCGACACGGGCTACGTGTTCGGTGGTTTGGATACTGCCGGAGCAGTGAATGAACTTTGGGCGTTCATACCAAGCCTCAACACATGGGAGCAACGTGCATCGTTGCCTGGATCCGGGCGTTATGCATGCACCTCCCCCCTTGCAGGCTACATAGCGTGCGGCATCAGGGACGATGGAACAACGACCAATGAGCTATGGCACTATGATGCGGCCCTTGACCAATGGACACAGAAGGCTACCCTGCCTGGTATACCGCGGCACAGAGCAGCAGGTGCTGGGGTTCTTTTCGGGACAGAATACGGTTATGTCCTAGGTGGAGCGGACAGTCTTTGGACACCCTTGGCGGATTGTTGGCAATACGACCCCGGGCTTGATGCTTGGTCGCCGATACAGGACCTGCCGGAAGCGAGGTACGGTGGAGCGGCATTCTGGGGGGGCTTGTCCGGGGGCTTGCAGTACATGTTCGGCGTTACCAATGGCGGCGTCTTCCGCAATTTCGGGTTCCACTTCAATGGGAACGCATGGAGCCCCAGTGATCCATTTCCTTGGACGCGCAAAGGTCTCGTCGCGGTCAGTGGAGCAGGGCAGCTTGCTGGTGGTGGCTACCTGCTGGAGTTCTTCGGCACTGGCATAGACAGCACACTGACCAGGAGGGGTGATTGGTGGGGCCTTGCTTGGGAAGAAGGTGTTGAAGAGGGCTCGTTTGGAATGTTGAGCATCCATCCGAATCCAAGCCATGGTGTTGTGCGCATCGCACTGCTCAACAACCAAGAAGTACAACTTACTGTGCGCGATGCCCGTGGTGCCGTCGTCCGCATTGACCAGACCTTCGGACCAACAACCATTGACATGAGCGACCAACCTCCGGGGCTCTATACCGTGGAAGCGCTCGGCGAGGGCTTTCGCGCAAGAGCCCGCTGGGTCAAACTCTAA
- a CDS encoding Rieske (2Fe-2S) protein, whose protein sequence is MDRRKFILDSCRACAALAAVPAIASLESCGGSKSVSYEPAAGSRTIDIPLTQFGGAAFTVIKSKAVGDDLIIAKQPDGSYKALVKRCTHKGGPVNVDGTDLKCSWHGSRFSMSGTVVTGPASTPLKTYPARLEGDVVKVDLG, encoded by the coding sequence ATGGACCGCCGCAAATTCATCCTCGACAGTTGCCGCGCTTGTGCTGCTTTGGCCGCTGTGCCCGCTATCGCTTCACTTGAAAGCTGCGGAGGAAGCAAAAGCGTTTCGTACGAACCAGCGGCGGGTAGTCGCACCATCGATATCCCGCTCACCCAGTTCGGCGGTGCCGCGTTCACAGTGATCAAGAGCAAAGCCGTTGGCGACGATCTGATCATTGCCAAACAGCCCGATGGTAGCTACAAAGCGCTGGTGAAGCGCTGTACACACAAGGGTGGCCCGGTGAACGTGGACGGCACCGATCTGAAGTGCAGCTGGCACGGTAGCCGCTTCAGCATGAGCGGCACGGTTGTGACCGGTCCGGCGAGCACGCCGCTGAAGACCTACCCTGCACGCCTGGAGGGCGATGTGGTGAAGGTGGACCTTGGTTGA
- a CDS encoding class I SAM-dependent methyltransferase, with the protein MQPCSICGNADGNRVHEATERMLGFGGRFHYLECGACGCLQLLDPPSDLGRYYPKDYYSFNPGHSTGPVSAIKDAVARRAINYRMTGRGLLGRWVVGRTGAFAWMRSDAWRWNARILDIGCGNGSLLRDLHRYGFRHLTGADPFIAADIAFAPGCIIRRTDVQGITGPFDLVMLNHAFEHMPDPLATLKRIRELLAPGGHAMIRIPVAGSWAWEHYGTNWVQLDAPRHFFLHTDRSMRRLVEAADLAWVAAINDSSEFQFTGSETYLKGLRLGDGRLRFTERELRRFKQRAAVLNKEGRGDTSTYYLCRPMNG; encoded by the coding sequence ATGCAGCCCTGTTCCATTTGCGGCAATGCCGACGGCAACCGTGTGCACGAAGCGACCGAGCGCATGCTGGGCTTCGGTGGGCGTTTCCACTACTTGGAGTGCGGCGCTTGCGGATGCCTTCAACTGCTCGATCCGCCTTCGGACCTCGGGCGCTATTACCCCAAGGACTATTACAGCTTCAACCCGGGTCACTCCACCGGGCCAGTATCGGCAATAAAGGATGCGGTGGCCCGGCGCGCGATCAACTATCGCATGACCGGTCGTGGGCTGCTCGGTCGTTGGGTTGTTGGGCGCACTGGTGCGTTCGCTTGGATGCGGAGCGATGCCTGGCGCTGGAATGCGCGGATCTTGGACATCGGCTGCGGCAATGGTTCCTTGCTGCGCGACCTTCACCGGTATGGCTTCCGCCATTTGACCGGGGCCGATCCCTTCATCGCTGCGGACATCGCATTCGCTCCGGGATGCATCATTCGCAGAACCGATGTGCAGGGCATCACAGGTCCTTTCGACCTCGTGATGTTGAACCATGCGTTCGAACACATGCCCGATCCATTGGCCACACTGAAGCGGATAAGGGAGTTGCTTGCGCCGGGTGGCCATGCTATGATCCGGATACCGGTGGCCGGCTCATGGGCATGGGAGCATTATGGCACCAATTGGGTGCAACTGGATGCTCCACGCCACTTCTTTCTACATACCGACCGCAGCATGAGAAGGCTGGTCGAGGCAGCCGATCTGGCGTGGGTAGCCGCAATCAACGACTCGTCGGAGTTCCAGTTCACCGGGAGCGAGACCTACCTGAAGGGATTACGGCTGGGTGACGGGAGGCTCCGGTTCACGGAACGCGAACTACGACGCTTCAAACAACGCGCAGCTGTGCTGAACAAAGAAGGCCGGGGTGATACGAGCACCTATTATCTGTGTCGTCCGATGAACGGGTGA
- a CDS encoding gliding motility-associated C-terminal domain-containing protein — MMPGCPSFLRTAFAAVGAVVLVAQADAQTFLISDGPSISSCSGNLYDSGGSGGDYSNNEDYTTTLCPSGGPNSGLPSSVTFISWNVQLLGIFDQLVIHDGATTGAPVLATGNGLVSLTGQTITATNPGGCLTFHWTSDGLFAAAGWNASINTAPEAGSNGSTTVCSSSASFSLFNLLGGTPDAGGSWTAPGGGAHSGTYNPALDGPGVFTYTVDGGTACADASATVTVGENQAVSAGTNGSVSVCSNELPFALFGLLGGSPNNTGTWTGPGGGAVSGTYTPGTSTPGVYTYTVVGLPPCPNATATVTVSETAAPNAGTNASITVCSNGAAFNMRLQLGGNPQTGGTWTRPNGTAHVGQNFNPASDPAGAWTYTVTGSGPCANATATLTITVRQAPSAGTNGTVTVCSTDAQFALIDELGGTPDVNGTWTAPGGTAFGGTFNPGVHVGGAYTYTVPGQAPCAAAVSTVTVTVNQAPNAGGNVSISKCSNDATFSLFNTLSGSPQAGGSWSGPSATTGNFNPATMLPGVYTYTVNGTAPCAPASASVTVSVSTAPDAGGNATVNVCSNGAAFSLFDALTGDPDNNGTWTGPGAVPHGSTFDPSIDAAGLYTYTVPGVAPCANDQATVTVNVTATPNAGASATLTVCSDDGVTPLLPLLGPNAQTGGSWVRPNGTNHPSGSYDPANVNHPAGVYTYTVEGTGPCADAQATVTVTENQAPRAGTDGTITVCSTGSSFSLLSVLGNGPNGNGTWTAPGGGASNGTFVPGTSTAGQYRYVVIGLAPCDNDTAFATVNVVQPPNPGTNGAVTVCSNAAAFPLIAHLGGGPQPGGAWRNPNNQIVASGNYTPGTSVPGIYTYTVTGTAPCANDFATVTVTQVQAPNAGSNDSRTVCSNMPPVNLFQELNGNPQPGGTWSGPGGAHNGTFVPGTDPAGAYVYTVAGTAPCTSATATVTMNVQTAPNAGGDGDITVCEDVTFVDLFTAIVGAYDAGGTWVDLDNTNQLSGSVLNTGALSPGNYDFRYEVAGAGMCPDDHADIEVTVVQQLNAGNDGVDNACSTEAAVDLFDALSGVAQPGGTWTQLSGTPALNGGFFNASINGAGTFQFRYKLVGSATCPADSSTVTVNVTLGPNAGTNGALSICSNSAPQSLFNLLGNSPGAGGAWNGPGGNMNGIYDPAVNVSGTYTYTLQGSPPCQADQATVLVSETAAPNAGQSNAITICSNAAPFSMRDSLNGSPATNGTWVGPGGSSVGNTFVPGVSAQGAYTYTVPGTAPCGNVSTTLTITISNAPFAGNDASYTTCSSASPFVMVSLLGGNAQLGGTWTAPGGGAFSGIYDPSIHDPGVYTYTVPGLAPCGSDQSTLEIFENEASDAGGSNAVTVCSNGGSVNLFDSLGGTPDANGTWTAPGGGAFSGTFVPSQNPAGTYTYTVPGQTPCSADVSTIDVELNTAPNAGIGSSTVICSDQQSFLLTDLITGEQPGGTWTAPGGGNFNGLFIPGSSTPGTYTYTLTGAQPCAAATSTVTVNVNPAPNAGQDGTLTVCSTSGSVNLLTVLTGEQGGGTWTRPGGTPHSGILLPGSNPSGVYTYTVPGLAPCTADVSIVTVTINPAPNAGINNDTTICDNGAPFVLFGLLNGTPTSGGTWTDPSSDVNPGIYIPGPNAEPGVYMYTVTGLAPCAAAQATVTIIQYAAPDAGTDNTITICSDEPAFQMTDELIGDPDNGGAWTAPGGGGASGTYQPGVSPAGAYTYFIDGSTPCPDDQSTLTIIENTAPNAGISSAVLVCSNEPAFLLIDRLAGTPMQGGTWSGGTNGLFIPGTTPAGTYTYTVNGVFPCGTAQASVQVTEIPAANAGADGALTACVDDPSIDLFSGLGGTPQLGGAWTDDDNTGQLNNGVFDASGIAPGNYQFTYTVAGAGPCADDVSVVTVEIVNALNAGNNSTADVCDSETNVNLIALLNGNPQAGGVWLDLDNTGALINGVFNAVQAGQGTYAFRYRLGLGSLCAADSADLTVTVVDGPNAGNDDAVQLCGSGGSYNLNQGLGPGADGNGQWYTPSLVPHAPSLDPAVDPAGEWIYVVPAVGGCVADTSTTTVGISTAPNAGAPGSITVCDDAAPFALTTVLVGEDAGGSWLGPGSVPHSGVYNPAIDAPGIYVYTVTGQVPCAPAVSTVTVTENQAPNSGSNGSTNTCTNAAPFSLVTVLTGNPNSGGQWFGPDGLSHSATFDPAVDTTGTYTYVTIGSAPCVNDTATVFVQNTSAPDAGDDATVDACQSEICVDLLDALLGTPDATGVWEDLSATGAISGNCFNATQVALGQYVFRYVVPSAGICAPDTNYVFVNVVIGANPGVGDTLTVCGGLTAFDLFPTLTGDPDAGGVWADVFGTGTLTGSQVNVSELPPGGPYPFSYTVTSTACGDVSTLVHISPTSGFPDPGGDSSIVVCTTGAVFAMADLLAGSPMNGGVWTAPGGGNSNGNFNPAVDPAGDYTYTIAGTAPCADSSATLTIVVNQLPDAGTNGQLLTCDSATALILFAGLNGTPQIGGTWNDVDNTGGLSGGTFDATGVVPGEYDFLYTVDVEACGSDNATVKVTVVDGVEVISVVTECNEEERTYTVSFTITNGDPASYVVEGVEGTISAGPPYVFTSAPIINSADYAITVDDQFGCGAKSISGGSPCEYQDDVFVPESFSPNGDDINEQFTIPGIEGFPRNTIVIFNRWGNEVYQATGYDNDNIVWDGTSNSAAIPGDLPAGTYYYILELTPGAEALRGFVYLNR; from the coding sequence ATGATGCCGGGCTGTCCGTCCTTCCTGCGAACCGCCTTTGCCGCTGTTGGGGCGGTTGTTCTGGTGGCGCAGGCCGACGCCCAGACCTTTTTGATCAGTGATGGGCCATCGATCAGCTCGTGCTCAGGGAACCTCTATGACAGTGGTGGAAGCGGTGGTGATTACTCGAACAACGAGGACTACACCACCACTCTTTGTCCCAGCGGTGGACCGAACAGCGGGTTGCCCAGTTCCGTAACGTTCATCTCCTGGAACGTACAACTGTTGGGCATCTTCGACCAGTTGGTCATCCATGACGGGGCCACCACCGGCGCCCCGGTCTTGGCTACCGGCAACGGGCTTGTTTCTCTCACCGGACAAACCATTACAGCCACGAACCCCGGCGGCTGTCTCACCTTCCACTGGACCAGTGATGGATTGTTCGCCGCCGCAGGCTGGAACGCCTCCATCAACACCGCACCGGAGGCGGGCTCGAATGGCTCGACCACGGTTTGCAGCTCAAGTGCGAGCTTCAGCCTTTTCAATCTTCTTGGAGGCACCCCGGATGCGGGTGGATCCTGGACTGCTCCCGGAGGCGGCGCACACAGCGGAACCTACAACCCCGCTTTGGACGGACCCGGTGTGTTCACCTACACCGTGGACGGAGGGACGGCATGTGCCGATGCCAGCGCCACGGTAACGGTGGGGGAGAACCAAGCGGTGAGCGCGGGAACGAACGGCTCGGTGAGCGTGTGCAGCAACGAACTGCCTTTCGCATTGTTCGGGCTGCTGGGAGGTAGCCCGAACAACACGGGCACCTGGACCGGTCCGGGCGGGGGAGCGGTCAGCGGCACTTACACTCCTGGCACGAGCACCCCGGGTGTTTATACGTACACGGTCGTAGGCTTGCCGCCATGCCCCAATGCCACGGCAACGGTAACCGTTTCGGAAACGGCCGCTCCGAATGCAGGAACCAACGCGAGCATTACGGTTTGCAGCAACGGTGCCGCCTTCAATATGCGCTTGCAACTCGGCGGCAATCCCCAGACCGGCGGCACATGGACGCGTCCGAACGGAACGGCGCATGTGGGACAGAATTTCAATCCAGCTTCGGACCCGGCTGGTGCGTGGACATACACGGTCACAGGTTCAGGGCCCTGTGCCAATGCCACCGCAACGCTGACGATCACTGTTCGCCAAGCACCGAGCGCGGGCACCAACGGTACTGTGACGGTTTGCAGCACGGATGCCCAGTTCGCATTGATCGATGAACTGGGCGGTACTCCTGACGTCAATGGAACATGGACCGCCCCGGGCGGCACTGCGTTCGGCGGCACGTTCAACCCCGGGGTGCACGTGGGTGGTGCATACACCTACACGGTGCCAGGCCAAGCACCATGTGCGGCTGCGGTGAGCACGGTGACCGTTACCGTGAACCAAGCTCCGAACGCGGGCGGCAACGTGAGCATCAGTAAGTGCAGCAACGACGCGACCTTCAGTTTGTTCAATACGCTTTCAGGCAGTCCGCAGGCAGGTGGATCATGGAGCGGGCCAAGCGCCACCACTGGCAATTTCAATCCGGCCACGATGCTGCCCGGCGTGTATACGTACACGGTCAACGGAACCGCCCCGTGTGCTCCCGCCAGTGCCTCGGTGACCGTTAGCGTAAGCACCGCCCCCGACGCTGGGGGCAATGCAACCGTGAACGTGTGCAGCAACGGCGCAGCCTTCAGCCTGTTCGACGCACTCACCGGAGACCCTGACAACAACGGTACATGGACCGGACCCGGTGCTGTACCGCATGGCAGCACGTTCGACCCGTCCATTGATGCGGCCGGTCTGTACACGTACACCGTACCTGGCGTGGCCCCGTGCGCCAATGACCAAGCGACAGTGACCGTGAACGTGACTGCCACGCCGAATGCAGGCGCGAGCGCAACTCTCACGGTTTGCAGCGATGATGGCGTAACGCCGTTGCTGCCACTGCTGGGGCCCAATGCACAAACAGGAGGTAGTTGGGTTCGGCCCAACGGCACCAACCACCCTTCGGGCAGCTACGACCCCGCGAACGTTAACCACCCGGCCGGTGTTTACACGTACACCGTGGAGGGCACGGGGCCTTGCGCCGACGCGCAAGCCACTGTGACGGTGACCGAGAACCAGGCACCTCGTGCCGGTACGGACGGCACCATTACCGTTTGCAGCACCGGGTCTTCGTTCAGTTTGTTGAGCGTGCTTGGCAACGGCCCGAACGGGAACGGAACATGGACCGCCCCCGGTGGTGGTGCGAGCAACGGCACCTTCGTTCCTGGGACCAGCACCGCAGGCCAATACCGTTACGTGGTGATTGGGCTTGCGCCGTGCGACAATGACACGGCCTTCGCGACGGTGAACGTGGTGCAACCGCCCAACCCCGGAACGAACGGTGCAGTGACCGTGTGCAGCAATGCCGCAGCTTTCCCGCTGATCGCTCACTTGGGCGGTGGCCCACAACCAGGAGGAGCATGGCGGAACCCGAACAACCAGATCGTTGCGAGCGGCAACTACACGCCGGGCACGAGCGTTCCGGGCATTTATACATACACCGTGACCGGGACCGCGCCGTGCGCCAACGATTTCGCCACGGTGACGGTGACACAGGTGCAAGCGCCCAACGCAGGGAGCAACGATTCGCGCACGGTGTGCAGCAACATGCCACCGGTGAACCTCTTCCAGGAACTGAACGGCAACCCGCAACCTGGTGGCACGTGGAGCGGACCGGGAGGTGCGCACAACGGCACGTTCGTACCGGGCACCGATCCGGCGGGCGCCTACGTGTACACGGTTGCCGGCACGGCGCCGTGCACCAGCGCAACCGCCACGGTGACGATGAACGTACAGACGGCGCCGAATGCCGGCGGTGACGGTGATATCACGGTGTGTGAGGACGTCACCTTCGTGGATCTCTTTACCGCTATTGTTGGTGCATACGACGCCGGGGGAACTTGGGTAGATCTCGACAACACCAACCAGCTTTCGGGCAGTGTGCTCAACACCGGAGCGCTGAGCCCGGGCAACTACGATTTCCGTTACGAGGTGGCGGGAGCGGGCATGTGCCCTGATGATCATGCGGACATTGAGGTGACCGTGGTCCAACAGTTGAACGCGGGCAATGACGGGGTGGATAACGCTTGTAGTACAGAGGCGGCGGTCGATCTCTTCGATGCATTGAGCGGCGTGGCACAACCAGGTGGAACGTGGACCCAATTGAGCGGTACTCCAGCGCTCAATGGTGGCTTCTTCAACGCGTCGATCAACGGGGCAGGAACGTTCCAATTCCGGTACAAGTTGGTGGGGTCCGCTACCTGCCCGGCCGACAGCAGCACCGTAACAGTGAACGTCACGTTGGGGCCAAACGCCGGAACGAACGGCGCTTTGAGCATTTGTAGCAACAGTGCACCGCAATCGCTCTTCAACCTCCTTGGCAATTCGCCGGGTGCCGGTGGGGCGTGGAACGGCCCGGGGGGCAACATGAACGGCATCTACGACCCGGCCGTCAATGTCTCAGGCACCTACACCTACACCCTGCAAGGCTCACCGCCATGCCAGGCCGACCAGGCTACCGTACTTGTATCGGAGACGGCCGCTCCGAACGCCGGGCAGAGCAATGCCATCACCATCTGCAGCAATGCCGCGCCCTTCAGCATGCGCGATTCGCTCAACGGGTCTCCCGCCACGAACGGCACGTGGGTGGGGCCGGGCGGGTCGTCCGTCGGCAACACGTTCGTTCCAGGGGTGAGCGCACAGGGAGCCTATACCTACACCGTTCCCGGTACTGCGCCATGCGGCAACGTCTCCACGACCCTAACCATCACCATCAGCAATGCACCCTTCGCCGGGAACGATGCCAGCTACACCACGTGCAGCAGCGCATCGCCCTTCGTAATGGTGAGCCTGCTCGGCGGCAACGCGCAGCTCGGCGGAACATGGACAGCACCGGGCGGTGGTGCTTTCAGCGGGATCTATGACCCTTCGATCCACGATCCCGGCGTTTACACATACACCGTTCCGGGCCTGGCCCCGTGCGGTAGCGATCAGAGTACCCTGGAGATCTTCGAGAACGAGGCATCCGATGCCGGTGGCTCCAACGCTGTAACCGTGTGCAGCAATGGTGGTAGTGTGAACCTGTTCGACTCACTGGGAGGAACACCGGATGCGAACGGCACATGGACCGCACCGGGAGGCGGCGCCTTCAGTGGGACTTTCGTGCCGAGCCAGAACCCTGCTGGCACCTACACCTACACGGTGCCGGGCCAAACGCCGTGCTCGGCGGATGTGAGCACCATCGACGTGGAATTGAACACAGCGCCGAACGCGGGCATCGGCAGCAGCACGGTCATTTGCAGCGACCAGCAGTCGTTCCTGCTCACCGATCTTATTACAGGCGAACAACCAGGGGGCACGTGGACCGCGCCCGGCGGAGGCAACTTCAACGGGTTGTTCATCCCGGGCTCAAGCACCCCGGGCACTTATACCTACACGTTGACCGGCGCGCAACCTTGTGCAGCGGCGACCAGTACCGTGACGGTGAACGTGAACCCTGCTCCGAACGCAGGACAGGACGGCACGCTCACGGTGTGCAGTACCAGTGGTTCGGTGAACCTGCTCACCGTGTTGACCGGTGAACAGGGAGGGGGGACATGGACACGCCCCGGCGGGACCCCGCACAGCGGCATCCTTCTGCCGGGCAGCAATCCCAGTGGGGTCTATACCTATACTGTACCTGGGCTGGCCCCGTGCACCGCGGATGTGAGCATCGTCACTGTTACGATCAACCCGGCCCCCAACGCCGGTATCAACAACGACACCACCATCTGCGACAACGGCGCCCCGTTCGTGCTGTTCGGTCTCTTGAACGGAACCCCGACCAGTGGCGGCACCTGGACCGACCCGAGCAGCGACGTGAACCCCGGCATCTACATCCCCGGGCCGAACGCTGAGCCCGGAGTGTACATGTACACGGTGACTGGTCTTGCGCCTTGTGCTGCCGCACAGGCTACGGTTACCATCATCCAGTACGCCGCTCCGGATGCGGGCACCGACAACACGATCACCATCTGCAGCGACGAACCGGCTTTCCAGATGACCGACGAGCTCATTGGCGATCCGGACAACGGTGGGGCATGGACCGCACCAGGTGGTGGTGGTGCCAGCGGGACTTACCAGCCGGGCGTATCACCGGCCGGTGCGTACACGTACTTCATCGACGGCTCCACCCCGTGCCCGGATGATCAAAGCACGCTGACGATCATTGAGAACACCGCGCCCAATGCCGGCATCAGCAGCGCGGTGCTCGTGTGCAGCAATGAACCGGCTTTCCTGCTCATCGATCGGTTGGCCGGAACACCGATGCAGGGCGGCACTTGGTCGGGCGGTACTAACGGCCTGTTCATTCCAGGGACCACACCTGCCGGAACATACACCTACACGGTGAACGGTGTCTTCCCTTGCGGTACGGCCCAGGCTAGCGTGCAGGTGACCGAGATACCTGCCGCCAACGCTGGTGCCGACGGGGCGCTGACCGCCTGTGTGGATGATCCGAGCATCGACCTCTTCAGCGGCCTCGGCGGAACGCCACAGCTGGGAGGCGCCTGGACCGATGACGACAATACCGGGCAATTGAACAATGGGGTCTTCGATGCTTCAGGAATAGCGCCTGGCAATTATCAGTTCACCTACACCGTGGCCGGTGCAGGGCCTTGTGCGGATGATGTTTCGGTAGTGACCGTTGAGATCGTGAACGCCCTGAACGCTGGGAACAACAGCACAGCCGATGTGTGTGACAGCGAAACGAACGTGAACCTGATAGCTCTGCTGAACGGCAATCCGCAAGCAGGCGGCGTATGGCTGGACCTGGACAACACCGGTGCGCTCATCAACGGAGTGTTCAACGCCGTGCAGGCCGGACAAGGCACATATGCCTTCCGCTACCGGTTGGGTCTCGGCTCGTTGTGCGCGGCCGATAGTGCTGACTTGACCGTTACGGTGGTGGATGGGCCCAACGCAGGCAACGATGATGCTGTTCAATTGTGCGGCAGCGGTGGTTCATACAACCTCAACCAAGGTCTGGGCCCCGGTGCTGATGGCAACGGCCAGTGGTACACACCATCGCTGGTCCCGCATGCTCCTTCATTGGATCCTGCCGTGGACCCTGCCGGAGAGTGGATCTATGTGGTTCCTGCCGTAGGTGGTTGTGTTGCGGACACGTCCACCACCACCGTGGGCATCAGTACCGCGCCCAATGCAGGTGCTCCGGGCAGCATTACCGTTTGCGATGATGCCGCTCCCTTCGCGTTGACCACGGTGCTTGTCGGCGAGGATGCTGGTGGCTCTTGGCTGGGCCCGGGCAGCGTGCCGCACAGCGGCGTGTACAACCCTGCGATCGATGCCCCGGGCATCTATGTGTACACCGTGACCGGTCAGGTTCCGTGCGCACCAGCCGTGAGCACCGTTACGGTGACGGAGAACCAAGCTCCCAATTCAGGAAGCAACGGTTCAACGAACACATGCACGAACGCTGCGCCGTTCTCATTGGTCACCGTCCTCACCGGTAACCCGAACAGCGGTGGCCAATGGTTCGGTCCGGACGGCTTATCGCATTCGGCCACCTTCGATCCAGCGGTGGACACCACAGGCACTTACACCTATGTCACGATCGGTTCGGCGCCGTGCGTCAATGACACGGCAACCGTGTTCGTGCAGAACACCAGCGCACCCGATGCCGGCGATGACGCAACCGTGGACGCCTGTCAGAGCGAGATCTGCGTGGACCTGCTGGACGCGCTCCTCGGAACCCCTGATGCGACCGGCGTTTGGGAAGACCTCAGCGCGACCGGTGCGATTAGCGGCAACTGCTTCAATGCAACCCAAGTGGCGCTCGGACAGTACGTGTTCCGTTACGTGGTGCCATCTGCCGGGATCTGCGCCCCGGACACGAACTACGTCTTCGTGAACGTCGTCATCGGCGCCAATCCCGGGGTCGGTGACACGCTCACCGTGTGTGGCGGGCTTACAGCCTTCGACCTGTTCCCGACGCTCACCGGCGATCCCGATGCCGGCGGTGTTTGGGCCGATGTCTTCGGTACGGGGACGCTGACCGGCAGCCAGGTGAACGTGAGCGAACTGCCCCCTGGCGGGCCTTATCCCTTCTCCTACACGGTGACCAGTACAGCGTGCGGTGATGTTTCCACGTTGGTGCACATTTCCCCGACCTCCGGTTTCCCTGATCCCGGCGGTGATAGCAGCATCGTGGTGTGCACGACGGGCGCCGTGTTCGCGATGGCCGATCTCCTCGCCGGCTCACCGATGAACGGTGGGGTTTGGACAGCACCCGGTGGTGGCAACAGCAATGGCAACTTCAACCCCGCGGTGGACCCGGCCGGTGACTATACCTACACCATCGCAGGCACTGCGCCTTGCGCGGACAGCAGCGCAACGCTCACCATCGTGGTGAACCAACTGCCCGACGCTGGCACCAACGGCCAGTTGCTCACATGCGATAGCGCGACAGCTTTGATCCTCTTCGCTGGGCTCAACGGCACGCCGCAGATCGGCGGAACGTGGAATGACGTGGACAACACCGGCGGCTTGAGCGGAGGAACCTTCGATGCAACAGGGGTTGTGCCCGGCGAATACGATTTCCTCTACACGGTCGATGTGGAAGCCTGCGGTAGCGATAACGCCACTGTGAAGGTCACCGTTGTCGATGGCGTTGAGGTGATCAGTGTAGTGACGGAGTGCAACGAGGAGGAACGGACGTACACGGTCAGCTTCACCATCACCAACGGTGATCCGGCCAGCTACGTGGTCGAGGGCGTGGAAGGAACCATAAGTGCAGGTCCGCCATACGTTTTCACCAGTGCGCCTATCATCAACAGTGCGGATTACGCCATCACGGTCGATGACCAGTTCGGTTGCGGCGCGAAGTCCATCAGTGGTGGCTCA